From Roseburia hominis, the proteins below share one genomic window:
- a CDS encoding LytTR family DNA-binding domain-containing protein codes for MIRIALVEDNEELLKREVEIIKAGWECKEEMEVLTFSRAEPLIAALEAGEEYHILVADIGLPSMNGIELGKWLRARDAQIPLIYLTAYDCYALEGYEVEAYQYVMKEQMEVRLPFYLNKLGNRMVDRREKYWYLERVGEMTRVPRADVMYIKKDGKYVEFTTRSGKYRKRESLDAVWQEAEGFPFMKIERGYIINASHMQRIVDNNIVMVDGTVLPVSRRLLPKIKKEIHQNRSKL; via the coding sequence ATGATACGAATTGCACTGGTAGAAGATAATGAAGAATTGTTGAAAAGAGAAGTGGAGATTATAAAGGCTGGCTGGGAATGTAAAGAAGAAATGGAGGTTCTTACATTTTCCCGAGCAGAGCCGCTTATTGCCGCGTTGGAGGCAGGGGAAGAGTATCATATCCTTGTTGCAGATATCGGCCTTCCCAGTATGAACGGGATAGAGTTGGGAAAGTGGCTGCGGGCGAGAGATGCACAGATTCCGCTCATCTATCTGACTGCTTATGATTGTTATGCGCTGGAGGGATACGAGGTGGAAGCGTACCAGTATGTGATGAAGGAGCAGATGGAGGTGCGGCTGCCTTTTTATCTGAACAAGCTGGGGAATCGGATGGTAGACAGAAGGGAAAAGTACTGGTATCTTGAGAGAGTAGGAGAGATGACGCGGGTGCCTCGTGCGGATGTCATGTACATCAAAAAGGACGGGAAATATGTAGAATTTACTACAAGGAGCGGAAAATACCGGAAGCGGGAAAGCCTGGATGCAGTGTGGCAGGAAGCGGAAGGATTTCCCTTTATGAAGATTGAGCGTGGCTACATTATCAACGCCAGCCATATGCAGAGAATCGTGGATAATAACATTGTGATGGTTGACGGAACGGTACTTCCGGTCAGCAGACGGCTATTGCCTAAGATAAAAAAGGAGATTCATCAAAACAGGAGTAAGTTATGA
- a CDS encoding CvpA family protein — protein sequence MNWLLMSVIGILAIGAVIGFARGAIRIAVSLVATVLTVVVVFVATPYISKAIISFTPVDEMIEEQCLKVISKALDPDKPKRIGFTEEQVRSMLAGAGVSEEELAAAGITVEDIVNGKVSGKDLAKHGISAGVLAGHNKEEVKESLLDAEIPRQLQIEAIEMADLPKVFKDLLLSNNNSEVYQSLGASTFLDYIGKYMAKLLIDIISFLVTFVIVTIIVRAVVFALDFVAELPVLGILNRLAGILVGGSISLIIIDFCFVIITLLYITPVGKMLMKLVEESDFLRFLYEHNLIMKMMTVFR from the coding sequence ATGAACTGGTTATTGATGAGTGTAATTGGAATTCTGGCGATCGGTGCGGTGATCGGATTCGCGAGAGGTGCGATCCGGATCGCGGTATCTCTTGTGGCGACGGTCCTGACGGTGGTCGTGGTGTTTGTGGCCACGCCCTATATCAGCAAAGCAATCATCTCATTTACGCCCGTAGATGAGATGATCGAGGAGCAATGCCTGAAAGTGATTTCCAAGGCGTTGGATCCTGATAAACCGAAGCGGATCGGATTCACGGAGGAACAGGTGCGTTCCATGCTGGCAGGGGCCGGAGTGTCAGAGGAAGAGCTGGCGGCAGCAGGAATAACAGTGGAAGATATCGTAAATGGCAAGGTTTCCGGTAAGGACCTGGCAAAGCATGGCATTTCGGCAGGGGTCCTGGCCGGTCATAACAAGGAGGAGGTAAAAGAATCCCTTTTGGATGCGGAGATTCCGCGGCAGCTTCAGATTGAGGCGATTGAGATGGCGGATCTGCCGAAGGTGTTCAAGGATTTGCTCCTTTCCAATAATAACAGTGAAGTGTATCAGAGTCTTGGCGCATCAACTTTCCTGGATTATATCGGGAAATATATGGCAAAGCTGCTTATTGATATTATCTCGTTCCTGGTGACATTTGTGATTGTCACGATTATTGTTCGGGCTGTTGTGTTCGCGCTCGATTTTGTGGCGGAGCTTCCTGTGCTGGGAATACTCAATCGTCTGGCGGGAATTCTGGTGGGCGGTTCGATTTCGCTGATCATTATTGACTTTTGTTTTGTGATCATCACACTTTTATATATCACACCGGTAGGAAAGATGTTGATGAAATTGGTGGAGGAAAGCGATTTTCTTAGGTTTCTCTATGAACATAATCTGATCATGAAAATGATGACCGTTTTCCGATAA